One genomic window of Sporosarcina ureae includes the following:
- a CDS encoding UDP-N-acetylmuramoyl-L-alanyl-D-glutamate--2,6-diaminopimelate ligase, protein MLLSELLKDWPCTILQGSIRRAIDGITESSKRVKKNYVFVAKKGVMTDGMTFIEEAISNGANTLVIDRENIDLTRIPANITIVLIPDSSLFISYGSAKFSDNPAEELRIIGITGTNGKTTVSHFIGQLLKELGHKTAVIGTTGLYIDGKLTEPIRNSMTTMPAEQLHPILRRCIKQQVTHIVLEASSIGLFKNRLAHCPLTVGVFLNIGMDHYVEHGGRQPYIDAKKLLIPLADQLVINEDDETCRAIGEELSKPPIYFSSRHINGKPQQKVLLANLGHHNEMNARAAIGALMALGYSLRVIKPHLHALRLPTGRLEKYEEAGIEVYVDYAHTPDALQAVLEALSESSKRLITVFGCGGERDRDKRPQMGAVAAHYSSHVILTSDNPRTEDPSQIIVDILGGMVGFTTPIEIFIDRHQAIQYAVTQAQPGEIVLIAGKGHEQIQQIEHQTIHFCDMEEVKKTFSRRNTKK, encoded by the coding sequence TTGCTTTTATCTGAATTACTAAAGGATTGGCCATGCACTATTTTACAGGGCTCAATTCGACGGGCAATCGATGGGATCACGGAATCTTCAAAGAGGGTCAAGAAAAATTATGTATTTGTAGCAAAGAAAGGAGTTATGACAGATGGAATGACATTTATTGAAGAAGCGATTTCAAATGGAGCAAACACGTTGGTAATCGATCGAGAAAACATAGATCTAACACGCATACCAGCAAACATTACGATCGTTCTGATTCCCGATAGTTCGCTTTTTATTTCATATGGAAGTGCGAAGTTTTCAGATAACCCAGCTGAAGAATTACGCATCATTGGCATTACGGGGACGAACGGTAAAACTACAGTCAGTCATTTTATCGGGCAATTATTAAAAGAACTCGGACATAAAACAGCTGTTATTGGAACGACAGGTCTTTATATTGACGGTAAGCTAACAGAGCCGATTCGAAATTCTATGACGACGATGCCAGCTGAGCAATTACATCCTATTTTACGTAGATGTATTAAGCAACAAGTCACCCATATTGTTCTTGAGGCATCTTCAATTGGGCTGTTCAAGAATCGTTTAGCACACTGCCCGTTAACTGTTGGTGTTTTTTTGAATATTGGAATGGATCACTATGTAGAACATGGAGGTAGACAGCCATACATCGATGCCAAAAAATTACTTATTCCATTAGCTGATCAGCTTGTAATTAATGAAGATGACGAGACATGTCGTGCTATAGGGGAGGAATTATCCAAACCGCCCATTTATTTCAGCAGTCGACATATTAACGGCAAGCCACAACAAAAAGTGCTACTTGCTAATTTAGGTCATCACAATGAAATGAATGCAAGGGCGGCTATAGGAGCACTCATGGCGCTTGGATATTCATTACGCGTCATAAAGCCTCATTTGCATGCTTTGCGCCTTCCAACTGGGCGACTGGAGAAATATGAAGAAGCGGGTATTGAAGTGTATGTAGATTATGCGCACACACCAGACGCCTTACAAGCGGTATTGGAAGCCTTGTCTGAGTCCTCCAAACGGCTGATAACTGTATTTGGATGTGGAGGAGAAAGAGACCGTGACAAGCGTCCACAAATGGGTGCAGTTGCTGCTCACTACAGTTCACATGTGATTTTGACTTCTGATAATCCAAGAACAGAAGATCCGTCACAAATTATTGTGGACATTTTGGGGGGCATGGTGGGTTTTACAACCCCTATCGAAATCTTCATCGATCGGCACCAGGCAATCCAATACGCTGTCACACAAGCGCAGCCAGGTGAGATTGTGCTCATTGCAGGGAAAGGACATGAACAAATACAGCAAATAGAGCATCAGACGATACACTTTTGCGATATGGAAGAAGTGAAAAAAACGTTTAGTAGGAGAAATACCAAAAAGTAA
- a CDS encoding YlbF family regulator, protein MMTDEWMRVIDMAEELSEMLLCSEVVKTYQDAHNRVYSNADLRKKIMDFTKMKEQYEDVQRFGRYHPDYKVIMKEIRVQKRELDLQDEVAALRLAENDVQDLLDEIGILIGQSVSEAVKVPAGDGTFSNSSCGSGCGSGGSCSCSA, encoded by the coding sequence ATGATGACAGATGAGTGGATGCGAGTCATCGATATGGCGGAAGAACTTTCCGAGATGCTGCTGTGTTCTGAAGTGGTGAAAACCTATCAAGACGCACATAACCGTGTATATTCAAACGCTGATCTGCGAAAAAAGATCATGGATTTCACTAAAATGAAAGAACAATATGAGGATGTACAGCGTTTTGGGCGCTATCATCCAGATTACAAAGTAATTATGAAGGAAATTCGGGTTCAAAAGCGCGAACTGGATTTACAAGATGAAGTGGCTGCATTGCGTCTGGCTGAAAATGACGTACAGGATCTGTTGGACGAAATTGGTATCTTGATTGGCCAGTCCGTTTCAGAAGCTGTGAAAGTACCAGCAGGTGATGGGACATTCTCTAACAGCTCTTGCGGTAGCGGTTGTGGTTCAGGTGGCAGCTGTTCTTGTTCAGCGTAA
- a CDS encoding glycerophosphodiester phosphodiesterase → MGRKTNVALTVGAASVAAWAASKVIAKPEPRAEKKALHFSEVAILTDAQLCQNTEVDPLTAYTKMADLGVHGFAVDIQLTKDEDILLVPNQELLPSNEIADYTVDEILTKYNNAHDLDTLHGDVSVVSLRELLEKFPQLLLVISMNDCPTTYEGSLIPSKLWRLLKEVDATERVVVTSLYDEQIDRFNLYAQNSVALGAGSEEIKKAYVAFTSKFGHLYRPNADLFCLPEKLGVFPLASEGFVRFLQDLNITVFYALNETDELPKLAKLDVDGFITCYPKQLLTFFNEH, encoded by the coding sequence TTGGGAAGGAAAACAAACGTTGCATTAACTGTGGGAGCTGCAAGTGTAGCTGCATGGGCGGCTTCAAAAGTAATAGCAAAACCAGAACCCCGAGCCGAAAAGAAAGCGCTCCATTTCTCGGAAGTAGCTATTTTAACTGACGCGCAACTGTGCCAAAATACAGAAGTTGACCCACTTACCGCTTATACCAAGATGGCTGATTTAGGTGTTCACGGATTCGCGGTCGATATACAACTCACGAAAGATGAAGATATTTTATTAGTGCCTAACCAGGAACTTTTGCCTTCCAATGAAATAGCCGATTATACAGTAGATGAAATCTTGACAAAATATAATAACGCCCATGATCTTGATACTTTGCATGGAGATGTATCAGTTGTATCATTACGTGAACTGTTGGAAAAGTTCCCCCAATTATTACTTGTCATCTCTATGAATGATTGCCCTACAACGTATGAAGGAAGTTTAATCCCTTCCAAATTGTGGCGACTACTAAAAGAGGTAGATGCTACTGAACGTGTTGTAGTAACAAGTCTATACGATGAACAAATTGATCGATTTAATCTATATGCTCAGAATTCTGTTGCCTTAGGTGCAGGAAGTGAAGAAATAAAAAAAGCTTATGTCGCTTTTACGAGCAAATTCGGTCATCTGTACCGACCAAATGCAGATCTATTCTGCCTGCCCGAAAAACTTGGTGTGTTCCCACTCGCTTCAGAAGGTTTCGTCCGCTTTTTACAAGATCTCAATATAACTGTATTTTATGCGTTGAATGAGACAGATGAACTTCCAAAACTAGCTAAATTGGACGTCGATGGTTTTATAACATGTTACCCAAAACAATTATTGACGTTCTTCAATGAGCACTAA
- a CDS encoding YlbG family protein codes for MIDRQGIIVYLHHLKQAKSLRKFGHVHYISKRMKYVVLYCDMEDVETTITKLERLSAVRKVLPSQRPFVSTIYENAKPDKAKEYDYKTGL; via the coding sequence ATGATTGATCGACAAGGCATAATTGTCTATCTCCATCATTTAAAACAAGCAAAATCATTGCGCAAATTTGGGCATGTTCATTATATTTCCAAACGAATGAAATACGTTGTGCTTTACTGTGATATGGAAGACGTGGAAACGACAATCACTAAGTTGGAGCGTTTGTCGGCTGTACGGAAAGTATTGCCTTCACAACGTCCCTTTGTTAGCACGATATATGAAAATGCAAAGCCCGATAAAGCAAAAGAATATGATTATAAAACAGGATTGTGA
- a CDS encoding DUF7147 family protein has protein sequence MIQQRFIELGEGYSDIYELLEIMSTNSHRIHKSYIFSSKHHSNEQLSLAVSFTPANENTHFMPIYICREGIRYSADKPSKRYDLFVEHAESLNKKPVRIEIKHSTEFAENELFYQYITGVLRLNHLLPPLN, from the coding sequence ATGATCCAACAACGTTTTATCGAACTAGGGGAAGGCTATAGCGACATCTACGAATTACTCGAAATAATGTCTACAAACTCCCACAGAATTCATAAGTCCTATATTTTTTCATCGAAACATCATTCTAATGAACAATTATCATTAGCCGTTTCCTTTACTCCTGCAAATGAAAACACTCATTTCATGCCGATCTATATTTGCAGAGAAGGAATACGTTATTCTGCAGACAAACCATCGAAACGTTATGACCTGTTTGTTGAGCATGCAGAGTCGCTAAATAAAAAGCCCGTCAGAATTGAAATAAAACATTCAACTGAATTTGCTGAAAATGAGTTATTTTACCAATACATTACAGGCGTCTTACGCTTAAACCACTTGTTGCCGCCGCTAAATTAA
- the rsmD gene encoding 16S rRNA (guanine(966)-N(2))-methyltransferase RsmD, translating into MRVISGLRKGMSLKSLPGTSTRPTSDKVKESIFNKIGPYFDGGTVVELFGGSGSIAIEALSRGMEQAIVFEKNPKACAIIKINAEKCRMEECLWIEKKDARQAATILKQKEVSIDLLFVDPPYATVEYYDVIKDVIAQGLVADDATIICEHDKHIDLPDHYDTYSQISSTIYGSTAITIYKKRG; encoded by the coding sequence ATGAGAGTCATTTCCGGTTTGAGAAAAGGGATGTCTTTGAAATCCTTACCCGGCACATCGACGCGACCGACATCAGACAAGGTAAAAGAGTCTATTTTCAACAAAATCGGTCCTTATTTCGATGGGGGCACTGTTGTCGAGTTATTTGGCGGCAGTGGCTCTATTGCGATTGAGGCGCTATCAAGAGGGATGGAACAGGCCATTGTCTTTGAAAAGAATCCAAAAGCATGCGCTATTATCAAAATAAATGCAGAAAAGTGCCGAATGGAAGAATGTCTGTGGATTGAAAAAAAAGATGCACGACAGGCAGCTACGATTCTTAAGCAGAAAGAAGTCTCTATTGATCTGCTATTTGTGGATCCTCCCTACGCAACGGTCGAATACTATGATGTAATTAAAGACGTAATAGCACAAGGGTTGGTAGCGGATGATGCAACCATCATTTGTGAACATGATAAACATATAGATTTGCCCGATCATTATGATACATATAGTCAAATCAGTTCCACTATTTATGGAAGTACTGCTATTACGATTTACAAGAAAAGAGGCTGA
- the coaD gene encoding pantetheine-phosphate adenylyltransferase, with product MTQIAIVPGSFDPVTNGHLDIIERAAKTFQEVHVAVMNNSSKKPLFTVEERVALIQEAISKYDNVKIDTSSGLLIDYAQEVNASVIVRGLRAISDFEYEMQITSMNRVLDESIETFFVMTKSQYSFLSSSIVKEVARYGGDVSTLVPPHVNVALTRKFEK from the coding sequence ATGACACAAATTGCAATCGTACCAGGAAGTTTCGACCCGGTCACGAATGGACATTTAGATATTATAGAAAGAGCAGCAAAAACTTTCCAAGAAGTACATGTTGCCGTAATGAATAACTCTTCCAAAAAACCCTTATTTACAGTGGAGGAGCGTGTTGCTCTTATTCAGGAAGCTATATCGAAGTATGACAATGTCAAGATTGATACTTCTTCAGGGCTGTTGATTGATTATGCGCAAGAAGTTAACGCATCCGTCATTGTTCGTGGTTTACGCGCAATTTCGGATTTCGAGTATGAAATGCAAATTACGTCGATGAACCGAGTACTGGATGAGAGTATTGAAACGTTCTTTGTGATGACAAAGAGTCAGTATTCGTTCCTCAGCTCAAGTATCGTCAAAGAAGTGGCACGTTACGGTGGAGATGTCTCCACGCTCGTACCACCCCATGTCAATGTAGCTCTAACGAGAAAGTTCGAAAAATAA
- a CDS encoding SepM family pheromone-processing serine protease: MKMRKWGIAAVILLMIAVLVLYPLDMYISRPGGAYDLAPLVEVIGGDTDDVGTFSLMTIAIGKATPVTYAWSKISDKMKLLPATQVRRHGESDAEYGVRQKKLMADSKIHAISVAFEKAGLPITRKFTGVFVAGVLPAGASAGKLEVGDIIQSIDQLKLASAEEFMQEFGDMHEGQKVHLQVERGKQKLDVPVELKELPETDGRVGLGIEFEEQIKLETEPKVDIRTEEIGGPSAGLMFTLELMNRLVDVDLTKGYNIAGTGEMLEDGSVGRIGGIDFKIMAADRQDMEIFFAPDDELPEEVKKKNPQLLSNYEEAKATADKIGTKMKVVPVKTIDDALSYLEKLEEK, translated from the coding sequence ATGAAAATGCGTAAATGGGGAATAGCGGCGGTCATTCTACTAATGATAGCTGTTTTAGTACTTTACCCGTTGGATATGTATATTTCTCGACCAGGCGGAGCCTATGATTTGGCACCCCTCGTAGAAGTGATAGGCGGAGATACTGACGACGTAGGAACATTTAGTTTGATGACAATTGCAATTGGCAAGGCAACACCTGTAACGTACGCTTGGTCAAAGATTTCAGATAAAATGAAGTTATTGCCGGCTACACAAGTAAGAAGGCATGGGGAAAGTGATGCAGAGTATGGAGTGCGTCAGAAAAAATTGATGGCTGATTCGAAAATACATGCCATATCGGTAGCGTTTGAGAAGGCAGGATTGCCGATTACCAGAAAATTCACGGGCGTCTTTGTAGCGGGTGTGTTACCCGCAGGAGCGTCAGCAGGAAAACTCGAAGTAGGGGACATCATTCAATCGATTGATCAACTAAAGCTCGCTTCCGCAGAAGAATTTATGCAAGAATTTGGTGATATGCATGAAGGTCAAAAAGTACATTTGCAAGTAGAACGTGGAAAACAGAAGTTGGATGTTCCGGTAGAATTAAAAGAACTTCCGGAGACGGACGGACGAGTAGGTTTAGGAATAGAGTTTGAAGAGCAGATTAAATTGGAAACAGAGCCAAAGGTGGATATACGTACAGAGGAAATCGGTGGGCCTTCAGCGGGTTTAATGTTCACACTGGAATTGATGAACCGACTAGTGGATGTCGATTTAACAAAGGGGTATAATATCGCAGGAACTGGCGAGATGCTTGAAGACGGGTCAGTAGGACGAATTGGTGGAATAGACTTTAAAATCATGGCAGCTGATCGTCAAGATATGGAGATATTTTTCGCGCCCGACGATGAATTACCGGAGGAAGTGAAAAAGAAGAATCCGCAGCTTCTCTCAAATTATGAAGAAGCGAAAGCAACTGCGGATAAAATCGGTACAAAAATGAAAGTTGTACCGGTCAAAACGATCGATGATGCATTAAGTTATTTGGAAAAACTAGAGGAAAAGTAA
- a CDS encoding nucleotidyltransferase, which produces MIATGIVVEYNPFHNGHLFHLNEAKRLTRADVIIAVMSGHFLQRGEPAIVDKWTRAHMALASGADLVIELPYAFSTAHAPQFAKGAVHILDALQCKNICFGSEEGHIEPFINSLDTMNTHHELYEKTIKSSIQEGISYPNALRIAYEAISRATEKPLADLSEPNNILGFHYMQAIKEIQSNMIAVTLERKGTHYHDEVLPVESIASATGIRKELFATDVAHVQPFMPSSSYELLHQQPHQSWDHLYPFLRYMILREGPEQLASIADITEGIEFSLWRAAKGHATFQEFMQAVKSKRYTWTRIQRMLVHILTGYRKSIRAQITSPSYLRLLGMSEDGRSYLRTVKKEVTLPVISRVGSHKDPSLLMDIKSTDIYMCGIQREPGLDFKTPPILL; this is translated from the coding sequence TTGATAGCTACTGGTATTGTCGTCGAATATAATCCCTTTCATAACGGCCATTTGTTCCATCTCAATGAAGCTAAAAGACTAACGCGTGCAGATGTGATCATCGCTGTGATGAGTGGACATTTTCTTCAACGCGGTGAACCAGCGATTGTCGATAAATGGACACGAGCGCACATGGCCCTTGCTAGTGGTGCAGACCTAGTCATTGAGTTACCTTATGCTTTTTCTACAGCCCATGCTCCTCAATTCGCTAAAGGAGCCGTCCACATCCTCGATGCACTTCAATGCAAGAACATTTGCTTCGGTAGTGAAGAAGGTCACATCGAGCCATTTATAAATAGTTTAGACACAATGAATACACATCATGAACTTTATGAAAAAACCATAAAGAGTTCCATACAAGAAGGGATCAGTTATCCGAATGCCTTGCGAATTGCATATGAAGCAATTTCACGCGCCACTGAAAAACCACTCGCTGATTTATCAGAACCAAATAACATTCTAGGATTTCATTATATGCAAGCCATAAAAGAAATTCAATCGAACATGATTGCTGTCACGCTCGAGAGAAAAGGAACACATTATCATGATGAAGTATTACCTGTAGAGTCTATCGCCAGCGCAACAGGAATACGCAAAGAATTGTTTGCGACCGATGTCGCGCACGTTCAACCTTTCATGCCTTCATCTTCCTATGAGCTTCTTCATCAACAGCCTCATCAAAGCTGGGATCATCTCTACCCATTTCTTCGATACATGATTCTTCGTGAAGGGCCTGAACAATTGGCATCCATTGCAGATATCACGGAAGGTATTGAATTTTCTCTATGGCGCGCTGCAAAAGGACATGCTACATTTCAAGAATTTATGCAAGCCGTCAAATCTAAACGTTACACATGGACACGAATACAACGAATGCTAGTACATATTTTGACCGGTTATCGAAAATCAATCCGCGCACAAATCACCAGTCCATCTTATTTACGACTACTCGGTATGTCTGAAGACGGAAGAAGTTATTTGCGCACAGTGAAAAAAGAAGTGACTTTGCCAGTTATAAGCCGAGTAGGTTCTCACAAGGACCCATCACTTCTAATGGATATTAAAAGTACGGATATTTATATGTGTGGTATTCAACGAGAGCCAGGTCTCGATTTTAAAACACCGCCCATATTACTGTGA
- a CDS encoding YceD family protein, producing MKWSIHQLRKHRQGPLLFDEAVNLDSVKNRNEEIRAIQPVRVSGTCTIGEKKLTCQLRLEGSMILPCARTWEDVDYPFSIETVEQFSWDEETLQTDDEIHPVDEEIIDFTPVLEELILLEIPMQVFCENADEMQQVEGKGWSYTTDEELEAQRQEAGEKVDPRLAGLANFFETDKE from the coding sequence ATGAAATGGTCCATTCATCAATTACGGAAACATAGGCAAGGCCCGCTACTGTTTGACGAAGCAGTGAATTTGGATTCTGTGAAAAATCGGAATGAAGAAATTAGGGCGATTCAGCCTGTTCGAGTAAGTGGAACATGTACAATTGGTGAGAAAAAGTTAACATGCCAGCTTCGGCTAGAAGGTTCAATGATTTTGCCTTGTGCACGTACGTGGGAAGACGTCGATTATCCATTCTCCATTGAAACAGTTGAGCAATTCAGCTGGGACGAGGAGACACTTCAGACGGATGATGAAATTCATCCGGTTGATGAGGAAATAATTGATTTTACTCCTGTATTGGAAGAACTAATTTTGCTTGAAATCCCGATGCAAGTATTCTGTGAAAATGCAGATGAGATGCAACAGGTGGAAGGTAAAGGTTGGTCCTATACAACCGATGAAGAATTGGAAGCGCAACGGCAAGAAGCAGGAGAAAAAGTAGATCCTCGCTTAGCGGGATTGGCTAATTTTTTTGAAACCGATAAAGAGTAA
- the rpmF gene encoding 50S ribosomal protein L32: MAVPKRRTSKTKKNMRRTHFKIEAPGMTTCNNCGEMKLAHHVCKSCGHYKGKDVVGE; this comes from the coding sequence ATGGCAGTACCAAAGAGAAGAACTTCTAAAACGAAGAAAAATATGCGTCGAACTCATTTCAAAATCGAAGCGCCAGGTATGACTACTTGTAACAACTGTGGCGAAATGAAATTGGCACACCACGTTTGCAAATCATGCGGACACTACAAAGGAAAAGACGTTGTAGGCGAATAA
- a CDS encoding enoyl-CoA hydratase/isomerase family protein has protein sequence MSYSIKVDQSIAYFTINRPAMRNAVNYDVMEGLEFFLDKIEDDPEVSFAVIKGEGDLAFCSGGDLSDFHGFQTAEDAFPMLSRGASILYRIATLPMPTIALVNGTAVGGGCELATACDYRLVASHARAGFIQGTLAITAGWGGATLLFEKNGPHDRLLQFTSGASIHTSAQLLELGWATEVYEGDAKAALDQFLAPQLKVHRNVHRAYKSIATRKWRASELEHAMQEEARVCSILWESDAHHEAVQRFLTKSK, from the coding sequence TTGTCTTATTCTATAAAGGTTGATCAATCCATTGCGTATTTTACAATTAATCGTCCTGCTATGCGAAATGCGGTAAATTATGATGTCATGGAGGGGCTTGAATTCTTTCTAGATAAAATCGAAGATGACCCGGAAGTTTCCTTTGCTGTTATTAAGGGAGAAGGTGACTTGGCATTTTGTTCAGGCGGAGATCTTAGTGATTTTCACGGCTTTCAAACCGCAGAGGATGCTTTTCCGATGTTGAGCAGGGGGGCTAGTATTTTATATCGAATCGCTACTTTACCAATGCCTACGATAGCGCTTGTAAATGGAACGGCTGTGGGTGGAGGCTGTGAACTGGCAACGGCTTGTGATTACCGTTTGGTTGCATCGCATGCAAGAGCTGGATTCATTCAAGGTACGTTGGCGATCACGGCTGGTTGGGGCGGAGCTACATTGTTATTCGAGAAAAACGGCCCTCATGACCGTTTGCTGCAGTTTACAAGCGGCGCCAGCATTCATACATCTGCACAACTACTAGAGCTTGGCTGGGCGACTGAAGTGTATGAGGGGGATGCGAAGGCGGCTCTTGACCAATTTCTAGCTCCGCAGCTTAAAGTACATAGAAATGTACACCGTGCGTATAAATCCATCGCCACTAGGAAGTGGAGAGCTAGTGAGCTTGAACACGCCATGCAGGAAGAAGCTCGCGTTTGTTCCATCCTTTGGGAAAGTGATGCCCATCATGAAGCGGTACAAAGATTTTTAACGAAAAGCAAGTAA
- a CDS encoding acetyl-CoA carboxylase biotin carboxyl carrier protein subunit, with protein sequence MQEVKATMAGTIFQIDVKEGDIVTKGQVVVILESMKMEIPLEAEVDGTISKIHGAEGDFVDEDEVLVTIQS encoded by the coding sequence ATGCAAGAAGTAAAAGCAACTATGGCAGGTACGATTTTTCAGATAGATGTAAAAGAAGGAGATATAGTGACGAAAGGACAAGTTGTTGTCATTTTGGAATCCATGAAGATGGAGATTCCGCTAGAGGCTGAAGTGGATGGAACGATAAGTAAGATTCACGGTGCTGAAGGTGACTTTGTTGATGAAGATGAAGTGTTAGTTACCATTCAATCGTAA
- a CDS encoding acyl-CoA carboxylase subunit beta, whose product MKGGAEKYHEKLEGQGKLFVRERLRLLFDDGKYAEDGKFANCEAKDLPADGVVTATGKIDGQTVCVMANDSTVKAGSWGARTVEKIIRIQETAEKLRIPLLYLVDSAGARITDQLDMFPNRRGAGRIFHNQVRLSGVIPQVCLLFGPSAAGGAYIPAFCDIVIMVEGNASMYLGSPRMAEKVIGEKVTLEEMGGARMHCTVSGCGDMLVNTEERAILEARRYLSYFPANFEESTRIVESCGVKEGRSLAEIIPENQNAPFDMYEAIDQLVDNNSLFEIKKLFAAEVITTLGRIDGRPVGIIANQPKVKGGVLFVDSADKVTKFITLCDAFSIPLLFLADVPGFMIGTKVERQGIIRHGAKLIMAMSSATVPKISVVVRKAYGAGLYAMAGPAFEPDVCIALPTAQIAVMGPEAAVNAVYSNKIEAIADPKERIAFIKEKQQEYKEEIDIYKMASELIIDEVVAPHHLRSVLAERFEYYKTKKITNSSRKHPVYPV is encoded by the coding sequence ATGAAGGGTGGTGCAGAAAAATATCATGAAAAATTAGAAGGGCAAGGTAAGTTATTCGTCAGAGAACGATTGCGTCTTTTATTTGACGATGGTAAGTATGCAGAGGATGGAAAATTTGCGAACTGTGAAGCAAAAGATCTACCTGCAGATGGAGTGGTTACTGCCACCGGAAAAATCGACGGTCAAACAGTTTGTGTGATGGCTAACGACTCTACAGTTAAAGCAGGGTCGTGGGGTGCAAGAACGGTAGAGAAGATTATCCGTATTCAAGAAACGGCTGAAAAGCTTCGTATACCGTTACTTTATTTAGTGGATTCTGCGGGTGCACGTATTACAGATCAGCTAGATATGTTCCCGAATCGTCGAGGAGCTGGACGTATTTTCCATAACCAAGTGCGCTTATCGGGTGTCATTCCACAAGTTTGTCTTTTATTCGGGCCCTCTGCGGCAGGCGGTGCTTATATTCCAGCCTTCTGTGATATTGTCATTATGGTAGAAGGTAACGCCTCGATGTATTTAGGTTCACCAAGGATGGCTGAAAAAGTCATAGGTGAGAAAGTGACGCTGGAAGAAATGGGTGGCGCACGCATGCATTGTACGGTAAGTGGATGTGGGGACATGCTAGTAAATACTGAAGAGCGAGCGATTTTAGAAGCACGTAGGTATCTATCCTACTTCCCTGCGAACTTTGAGGAGTCTACTAGAATAGTGGAATCCTGTGGAGTAAAAGAAGGTCGTTCGTTGGCAGAAATCATTCCTGAAAATCAAAACGCTCCATTTGATATGTATGAGGCGATCGATCAATTAGTGGATAATAATAGCTTATTCGAAATCAAGAAGTTATTTGCGGCGGAAGTCATCACTACACTTGGGCGTATTGATGGACGTCCTGTAGGAATTATTGCGAATCAGCCCAAAGTCAAGGGTGGTGTGCTGTTTGTGGATTCAGCGGATAAAGTAACGAAGTTCATTACATTATGTGATGCCTTCTCTATACCGTTGCTATTCCTTGCAGATGTGCCAGGGTTCATGATTGGAACGAAAGTGGAACGACAAGGAATTATCCGTCATGGAGCCAAGCTAATTATGGCGATGAGCTCCGCTACTGTACCGAAAATTTCAGTTGTCGTACGTAAAGCATACGGAGCAGGACTGTACGCGATGGCAGGTCCTGCATTCGAGCCGGATGTCTGTATTGCGTTGCCGACTGCGCAAATTGCTGTAATGGGTCCGGAAGCAGCTGTTAATGCGGTGTACTCGAATAAAATCGAAGCCATTGCGGATCCGAAAGAGAGAATTGCATTTATTAAAGAGAAGCAGCAAGAGTATAAAGAAGAAATTGATATTTATAAAATGGCCTCGGAACTTATCATTGATGAAGTGGTCGCCCCTCATCATCTACGGTCAGTGCTTGCTGAAAGATTCGAATATTATAAAACGAAAAAAATTACGAATTCTTCGAGAAAACATCCTGTCTATCCTGTATAA